One genomic segment of Geoalkalibacter ferrihydriticus DSM 17813 includes these proteins:
- a CDS encoding type II toxin-antitoxin system RelE/ParE family toxin — protein sequence MKVFFVPQAQLELSDAVAYYELQYPGLGARFKREVRTSIQRIIELPDAFPPGQKEVRKAFVRAFPYKILFAVESDHLLIVGVS from the coding sequence ATGAAGGTGTTTTTTGTTCCGCAAGCACAACTTGAACTCAGTGATGCGGTGGCCTATTACGAACTTCAATATCCCGGGCTTGGCGCCCGTTTCAAGCGGGAGGTGCGTACCTCAATTCAACGGATCATTGAATTGCCTGACGCCTTTCCCCCGGGCCAAAAAGAAGTTCGTAAAGCGTTTGTCAGGGCTTTCCCGTATAAGATTCTTTTCGCGGTTGAGAGCGATCATCTTTTGATAGTTGGGGTAAGTTGA
- a CDS encoding addiction module protein: MGTREILENALRLKPQERLALVDMLLESVDRPDRKIEEIWNHEALRRLAAYRAGKIKGIPLEDVFAE, encoded by the coding sequence ATGGGCACCAGAGAGATTCTTGAAAACGCGTTGAGACTAAAACCACAAGAGCGCCTCGCCTTGGTTGATATGCTGCTGGAAAGCGTTGACCGGCCAGACCGAAAAATCGAAGAAATTTGGAACCATGAAGCTCTTCGACGTCTTGCTGCTTATCGCGCTGGCAAGATCAAAGGGATACCGCTGGAAGACGTTTTTGCCGAATGA